A genomic window from Cupriavidus metallidurans CH34 includes:
- a CDS encoding 3-hydroxyacyl-CoA dehydrogenase NAD-binding domain-containing protein, translating to MTAQYQVQDGVAVITLDNPPVNGLGHSTRLGIVEGLTRALDDAAVKAVVITGAGKAFSGGADIREFNTPKATQEPTLHSVIRALEASTKPIVAAIHSVAMGGGLELALGCNYRVAAKGAQIALPEVKLGLLPGAGGTQRLPRLIGLEHALNMIVSGTAIPSEKFAGSKLFDEIVDGDVLPAAVKFAQSVAAAPGPYPKVRDLKVRHENAEGFLAFARNTVAAVAKNFPAPLKCVDAVAASLKPFEAGLKDERDGFMYLVGTPESRALRHAFFGERAASKIPDVPEGTPVRKIERVAVIGAGTMGGGITMNFLNAGIPVTMLEMKQEALERGVATIRRNYENSAKKGKLTQEKVEQRMGLLTTTMSYDDIKNADLVIEAVFEEMGVKETVFKKLDEVMKDGAILASNTSTLDVNKIASFTRRPQDVVGMHFFSPANVMKLLEVVRGEKTGKDVLATVMQIGKKIKKTAVVSGVCDGFIGNRMIEQYSRQAGYLLDEGALPEQVDKAIEKFGFAMGPFRMGDLAGNDIGWAIRKRRAVDKPDIQYSKTADKLCEMGRFGQKTGAGWYDYKAGDRKPYPNKQVNDMIVEHSKELGITRRKISDEEIVERLVFALVNEGAKILEEGIASKASDIDMVYLTGYGFPLFRGGPMLYADQVGLYNVAQSMKRYAKGYHGEAWVVAPLLQKLADEGKGFNG from the coding sequence ATGACAGCGCAGTATCAGGTTCAGGACGGCGTAGCCGTCATCACACTCGACAATCCCCCCGTCAACGGCCTCGGTCACAGCACCCGCCTTGGCATCGTCGAAGGCTTGACCCGTGCGCTGGATGACGCGGCCGTCAAGGCAGTGGTCATTACCGGCGCCGGCAAGGCTTTCTCGGGCGGCGCCGACATCCGCGAATTCAACACGCCCAAGGCCACGCAGGAGCCGACGCTGCACTCGGTGATCCGCGCCCTGGAAGCCTCCACCAAGCCGATCGTGGCGGCAATTCACTCGGTCGCCATGGGTGGCGGCCTGGAACTGGCGCTGGGCTGTAACTATCGCGTGGCCGCCAAGGGCGCCCAGATCGCGCTGCCGGAAGTCAAGCTCGGCCTGCTGCCGGGCGCTGGTGGCACGCAACGCCTGCCGCGTCTGATCGGCCTGGAGCACGCGCTGAACATGATCGTGTCCGGCACCGCGATTCCGTCGGAGAAGTTCGCCGGTTCGAAGCTGTTCGACGAGATCGTCGATGGCGACGTGCTGCCTGCCGCCGTCAAGTTCGCCCAGAGCGTGGCTGCCGCGCCGGGACCGTACCCGAAGGTGCGCGACCTGAAGGTGCGCCACGAGAACGCCGAAGGCTTCCTGGCCTTCGCCCGTAATACCGTGGCTGCCGTGGCCAAGAATTTCCCGGCCCCGCTGAAGTGCGTGGATGCCGTGGCGGCTTCGCTGAAGCCGTTCGAGGCTGGCCTGAAGGACGAGCGTGATGGCTTCATGTACCTCGTCGGCACGCCGGAATCGCGCGCGCTGCGTCACGCCTTCTTTGGCGAGCGCGCCGCCAGCAAGATCCCCGATGTGCCCGAAGGCACCCCGGTGCGCAAGATCGAACGCGTTGCCGTGATCGGCGCCGGCACGATGGGTGGCGGCATTACGATGAACTTCCTGAACGCCGGCATCCCCGTGACGATGCTGGAAATGAAGCAGGAAGCGCTGGAGCGCGGCGTGGCCACGATCCGCCGCAACTACGAGAACAGCGCCAAGAAGGGCAAGCTGACGCAGGAGAAGGTCGAGCAGCGCATGGGCCTGCTGACCACCACGATGTCCTATGACGACATCAAGAACGCCGACCTCGTGATCGAGGCCGTGTTCGAAGAAATGGGCGTCAAGGAAACCGTCTTCAAGAAGCTGGACGAAGTGATGAAGGACGGCGCGATCCTGGCCTCCAATACCTCCACGCTGGACGTCAACAAGATTGCCTCGTTCACGCGTCGTCCGCAGGACGTGGTCGGCATGCACTTCTTCAGCCCGGCCAACGTGATGAAGTTGCTGGAAGTCGTGCGCGGCGAGAAGACCGGCAAGGACGTGCTGGCCACCGTCATGCAGATCGGCAAGAAGATCAAGAAGACGGCCGTGGTGTCGGGCGTTTGCGACGGCTTCATCGGCAACCGCATGATCGAGCAGTACAGCCGCCAGGCCGGCTACCTGCTGGACGAAGGCGCGCTGCCCGAGCAGGTGGACAAGGCCATCGAGAAGTTCGGTTTCGCGATGGGCCCGTTCCGTATGGGCGATCTGGCTGGCAACGACATCGGCTGGGCGATCCGCAAGCGCCGCGCCGTGGACAAGCCGGACATCCAGTACTCGAAGACGGCGGACAAGCTCTGCGAGATGGGCCGCTTCGGTCAGAAGACCGGCGCAGGCTGGTACGACTACAAGGCTGGTGATCGCAAGCCGTACCCGAACAAGCAGGTCAACGACATGATCGTCGAGCACTCGAAGGAGCTCGGCATCACGCGCCGCAAGATCTCGGATGAGGAAATCGTCGAACGTCTGGTGTTTGCACTGGTGAACGAAGGCGCCAAGATCCTGGAGGAGGGCATTGCCTCGAAGGCGTCGGACATCGACATGGTCTATCTGACCGGCTACGGCTTCCCGCTGTTCCGTGGTGGCCCGATGCTGTACGCGGACCAGGTCGGCTTGTACAACGTGGCCCAGTCCATGAAGCGCTATGCCAAGGGTTACCACGGCGAAGCGTGGGTGGTGGCGCCGCTGCTGCAGAAGCTGGCAGACGAGGGCAAGGGCTTCAACGGCTGA
- a CDS encoding amino acid permease has translation MSHPHPHQHPVVEHDDLHRKLKARHLTMIALGGAIGTGLFVASGASIAQSGPGGALLAYCLIGLMVYCLMTSLGELAVHMPVAGSFVTYSALYVDEGFGFALGWNYWFSLAVTIAVELTAAQLVMQYWFPEVPGIYWSAGFLALMFALNAFSVKGFGEAEYWFAMIKVVTVVVFLCVGVLMILGILKGGPQSGWHNFTTGEAPFVGGLPGLFAVAMIAGFSFQGTETVGVAAGEAADPGRTIPRAIRQTFWRILLFYVVAILIIGVLIPYTDPNLLRNDVTDVGVSPFALVFQHAGLAFAAALMNAVVLTALLSAGTSSMYVSTRILYGLAVSQRAPRALAKLTPNGVPFNALLVTTGIGALCFFSSLFGDKAVYLWLLNTSAMTGFFAWLGIAVSHYRFRKGLLYQGYKVSDLAYRSPLYPFGPIFAGVLCLVIVGGQNYQAFTDIPGRWQEIVSTYIGVPVFLALWLGYRIVRGTRMIDYEDMPFELVKKD, from the coding sequence ATGTCCCATCCACACCCCCATCAACACCCGGTCGTCGAGCACGACGACCTGCACCGCAAGCTCAAGGCCCGCCACCTGACGATGATCGCCCTGGGTGGTGCCATCGGCACCGGACTGTTTGTCGCCTCGGGCGCATCCATCGCACAGTCCGGCCCCGGCGGCGCCCTGCTGGCCTACTGCCTGATCGGCCTGATGGTGTACTGCCTGATGACCAGCCTTGGCGAGCTCGCGGTGCACATGCCCGTGGCAGGATCATTCGTAACCTACAGCGCCCTCTACGTCGACGAGGGCTTTGGCTTCGCACTTGGCTGGAACTACTGGTTCAGCCTGGCCGTGACAATTGCCGTCGAACTGACCGCAGCCCAGTTGGTCATGCAGTATTGGTTCCCGGAGGTACCGGGCATCTACTGGAGCGCGGGCTTTCTGGCACTGATGTTCGCGCTCAATGCGTTCTCGGTGAAGGGCTTCGGCGAGGCCGAGTACTGGTTCGCCATGATCAAGGTTGTAACCGTCGTCGTTTTCCTGTGCGTGGGCGTGCTGATGATCCTCGGCATCCTCAAGGGTGGGCCACAATCGGGCTGGCACAACTTCACGACCGGCGAAGCCCCATTCGTCGGTGGCCTCCCCGGGCTGTTCGCGGTGGCGATGATTGCCGGCTTCTCATTTCAAGGAACCGAGACGGTCGGCGTGGCGGCTGGTGAAGCCGCGGACCCCGGACGCACGATTCCGCGCGCGATCCGACAGACGTTCTGGCGCATCCTGCTGTTCTATGTCGTTGCCATCCTGATCATTGGCGTGCTCATTCCGTATACCGACCCGAACCTGCTTCGCAATGACGTGACCGACGTTGGCGTCAGCCCGTTTGCACTGGTATTCCAGCACGCTGGCCTGGCTTTTGCCGCGGCGCTGATGAACGCCGTGGTGCTGACCGCGCTGCTCTCGGCGGGGACATCGAGCATGTATGTTTCGACTCGGATTCTCTATGGCTTGGCGGTCAGCCAGCGCGCCCCAAGGGCTCTAGCCAAGCTCACCCCGAACGGCGTGCCATTCAACGCGCTGCTGGTGACCACGGGCATCGGCGCGCTGTGCTTCTTCAGTTCGCTGTTCGGCGACAAGGCCGTGTACCTGTGGCTGCTCAACACATCGGCAATGACCGGCTTCTTCGCGTGGCTCGGTATCGCCGTCAGCCACTATCGTTTCCGCAAGGGTCTGCTGTACCAGGGCTACAAGGTCAGCGATCTTGCCTACCGCTCTCCGCTCTATCCGTTCGGCCCGATCTTCGCTGGCGTGCTGTGTCTCGTCATCGTGGGCGGCCAGAACTATCAGGCATTCACTGACATCCCCGGCCGTTGGCAAGAGATCGTCTCGACCTACATTGGCGTGCCAGTCTTCCTGGCGCTATGGCTCGGCTACCGCATCGTACGCGGCACGCGCATGATCGACTACGAAGACATGCCGTTTGAACTGGTAAAGAAGGACTGA
- a CDS encoding ABC transporter ATP-binding protein produces the protein MSTRMLEVTGLHAYYGKSHILHGVDAHVDQGEIVALLGRNGVGRSTMAKAILGMVKAEGSVKFRGEEMLGRRTFEIAHAGIGYVPENRDIFPTLTVRQNLTLGEKRNPRQAKPRWSVADMYQMFPRLKERENTPAGVLSGGEQQMLTLCRTLMGDPDLVLIDEPTEGLAPMIVTLVGDFLKTLKERGISVLLIEQKLAIALDISQRVYVMGHGHIVFEGTPVELKANAQIRKEWLEV, from the coding sequence ATGAGCACGCGGATGCTGGAAGTCACCGGGCTGCACGCCTACTACGGCAAGAGCCATATCCTCCACGGCGTGGATGCGCATGTGGATCAGGGCGAAATCGTCGCACTGCTCGGCCGCAACGGTGTGGGGCGGTCGACCATGGCCAAGGCGATACTTGGCATGGTGAAGGCGGAGGGTTCGGTCAAGTTCCGGGGCGAGGAAATGCTCGGGCGCCGCACGTTCGAGATCGCACATGCGGGGATCGGCTACGTACCGGAGAATCGCGACATCTTCCCGACGCTGACCGTGCGGCAGAACCTGACCCTCGGCGAGAAGCGCAATCCGCGACAGGCCAAGCCACGCTGGTCTGTCGCGGATATGTATCAGATGTTCCCAAGGCTCAAGGAGCGTGAGAATACGCCGGCCGGCGTGCTGTCTGGCGGCGAGCAGCAGATGCTGACGCTATGCCGCACGCTGATGGGCGACCCGGATCTGGTCCTGATCGACGAGCCCACCGAGGGCCTCGCGCCAATGATCGTCACGCTGGTGGGAGATTTTCTGAAGACGCTCAAGGAACGCGGCATCTCGGTGCTGCTGATCGAGCAGAAGCTGGCGATCGCGCTCGACATTTCGCAGCGCGTCTATGTGATGGGCCACGGCCATATCGTCTTCGAGGGGACCCCCGTTGAACTGAAGGCGAATGCGCAGATACGGAAGGAGTGGCTGGAGGTGTAG
- a CDS encoding ABC transporter ATP-binding protein, with amino-acid sequence MTTPALELSDVRKRFGQTEIIRGVTLSIGKGERHALIGPNGAGKSTTFNLISGRFAPTSGSVKLNGQSIAGLRPFEINRMGLSRSFQITNIFHRLSVFENLRCAVLWSLGYKYSFWHRLSELRDARERAEEVLELIGMEHRRNTQAGLLTYAEQRALEIGITIAGGAEVILLDEPTAGMSRSESDHAVELIRKVTVGKTLVMVEHDMSVVFGLADRISVLVYGEVIATDTPEAIRNNRKVKEAYLGTTLDEAATEGAHG; translated from the coding sequence ATGACGACGCCCGCACTTGAACTTTCCGACGTCCGCAAGCGATTCGGCCAGACCGAGATTATCCGTGGCGTCACCCTTTCCATTGGCAAAGGTGAGCGCCACGCGCTGATCGGGCCGAACGGGGCGGGCAAGTCCACCACGTTCAACCTGATCTCCGGCCGTTTCGCGCCGACATCGGGCAGCGTGAAGCTGAACGGGCAGAGCATTGCCGGACTGCGGCCGTTCGAAATCAACCGGATGGGGCTCTCGCGCAGCTTCCAGATCACGAACATCTTTCATCGGCTGTCCGTGTTCGAGAACCTGCGTTGTGCGGTGCTCTGGTCGCTCGGCTATAAGTACTCGTTCTGGCATCGCCTGTCCGAATTGCGCGATGCGCGCGAGCGTGCAGAGGAAGTGCTCGAACTGATCGGCATGGAGCATCGGCGCAATACGCAGGCCGGCTTGTTGACCTATGCGGAGCAGCGCGCGCTGGAAATCGGTATCACGATTGCCGGCGGGGCCGAGGTCATCCTGCTCGATGAGCCGACGGCTGGTATGAGCCGTTCCGAGTCTGACCATGCCGTGGAACTGATCCGGAAGGTCACCGTCGGCAAGACGCTGGTGATGGTGGAGCACGACATGAGCGTCGTGTTTGGCCTGGCGGACAGGATCTCCGTGCTGGTCTACGGCGAGGTCATCGCCACCGATACACCCGAGGCGATTCGGAACAATCGCAAGGTCAAGGAGGCTTATCTGGGTACCACGCTGGATGAGGCGGCCACCGAGGGAGCGCACGGATGA
- a CDS encoding branched-chain amino acid ABC transporter permease, protein MESTTMQQSSDPVVTGRTMRYRPMNLLRWLIWSVTVVLMLVMPLIFSGGFAVTLLSQMGIMIIFALSYNMLLGQTGMLSFGHAVYSGLGAFIAVHVLNMIGAGKVWLPVSMLPLVGGLAGAFFGVIFGYVTTKKSGTTFAMITMGIGEMVFASSLMFPDFFGGEGGISTNRVVGEPFLGITYGHGRQVYYLIAAWCLLSMVAMYAWTHTPLGRIANAVRDNPERVEFIGYNTQRVRYLVLILSAFFAGIAGALSAINFEIVSAENVSAVRSGGVLLAAFIGGAGVFFGPVIGAIVFTLFAVALSDLTKAWLLYLGLFFVMMVMFVPGGIASLLMMQMPLVAKKQFGRMLPYYGRAAVAGAVLLAALILTVEMVYKVQVDSANGTEMSLVGIGFDAGTFAPWIVAAALWALGYAAWRWAAGQVRAQLDAIQTQTGGHA, encoded by the coding sequence ATGGAGTCGACGACGATGCAACAATCCTCCGATCCGGTGGTCACGGGGCGGACCATGCGCTACCGCCCGATGAACCTGTTGCGCTGGCTGATTTGGAGCGTGACCGTGGTGCTGATGCTGGTGATGCCATTGATCTTCAGCGGTGGCTTCGCGGTGACGCTGCTGTCGCAGATGGGCATCATGATCATCTTCGCGCTTTCGTACAACATGCTGCTTGGGCAGACGGGCATGTTGTCGTTCGGGCACGCCGTGTATTCCGGGCTTGGCGCGTTTATCGCGGTGCACGTGCTGAACATGATCGGCGCGGGCAAGGTCTGGCTGCCGGTGTCGATGCTGCCGCTGGTGGGCGGGCTGGCCGGCGCGTTCTTCGGCGTGATCTTCGGCTACGTGACCACGAAGAAGTCGGGTACCACATTCGCCATGATCACGATGGGGATTGGCGAGATGGTCTTTGCCAGTTCGCTGATGTTCCCGGACTTCTTCGGTGGCGAGGGCGGTATCTCGACCAACCGGGTGGTCGGCGAGCCGTTCCTCGGCATCACATATGGCCACGGCCGTCAGGTGTATTACCTGATCGCCGCATGGTGCCTGCTGTCGATGGTGGCGATGTATGCGTGGACCCATACGCCGCTGGGCCGTATCGCCAACGCCGTGCGCGATAACCCCGAGCGCGTGGAGTTCATCGGTTACAACACGCAGCGGGTGCGCTATCTGGTGCTGATCCTGTCGGCGTTCTTCGCCGGCATCGCCGGCGCGCTGTCAGCGATCAACTTCGAGATTGTCTCGGCGGAGAACGTCAGCGCCGTGCGCTCGGGCGGCGTGTTGCTTGCGGCGTTCATCGGCGGGGCGGGGGTGTTCTTCGGCCCGGTGATTGGCGCCATCGTGTTCACGCTGTTCGCCGTCGCACTTTCCGATCTGACCAAGGCATGGCTGCTCTACCTGGGCCTGTTCTTTGTGATGATGGTGATGTTCGTGCCGGGCGGCATTGCCAGCCTGCTAATGATGCAGATGCCACTGGTGGCAAAGAAGCAGTTCGGCCGGATGCTGCCGTACTACGGGCGGGCTGCAGTGGCCGGCGCGGTGCTGCTGGCCGCGCTGATCCTGACGGTCGAGATGGTGTACAAAGTGCAGGTCGATAGCGCCAATGGCACGGAAATGTCGCTGGTGGGCATCGGCTTCGATGCCGGCACGTTCGCGCCATGGATTGTTGCTGCGGCGCTGTGGGCGCTGGGGTATGCGGCGTGGCGCTGGGCGGCGGGGCAGGTTCGCGCACAGCTCGATGCGATCCAGACGCAAACCGGAGGACACGCATGA